The genomic window TAATCTAAagcatatgtatttataaaatttataactGGTTTGTcacttaaaatacatttttacaatgaatataatattcatttaaaagagAAATGAAGTTGAATGGAAAATCAAggcataaaatattcaaagtgaGTCCCCGATGCATTTGAATGTCTCCAAAAGTTCCttcaatacattatgtatgCTAGCATTGAATGAGCGTAATGTATACATCCGTTGACGACACGTATATCAACATAATACTTCCGCCAATCGACGGTACCGATTTAGCTATCTACTCAGATGGTAGCTGTAGTCTTACGGCCGATCCCAATATTCggtgttgatttgcttactagataTTGAATATTGACATTAGCCTCATAGAAGTAATTCCTATCTctaagcaaaacaaaaattagaTAGATTATTGGGAATGACCGTTAAAAGAAGGTGGTGGGTATTAGAtgattcttaaataaaaaagtggcTCTGTGAAGTCGTAGGTTTTAAAAAGATGGAGTAAATGCATTTTGAGATTTGGTCCAGCAGTTCTGAATCACACTAACCAATTGGCGAGGGACCTGGTTAATAATAACAGTGACATCACAAGACTGAAACGATGGCAAATACTACAATTAGACCAGAGACCCTAGCTAGAGGGTAGAACATTATGACGATTGGAGGAGTGTATTTACTGAAATATCTCCTGAAACACAAATCAGGACAGAAAATCTGATTATGGCTGAATAGCCGATGGCAGATGTGAAATTTGGGGGAAAAAAGATGATTTTCACAGCCAATCAAATTCTAAACAAAAAGATAGTTCAAACTATTGAGACAGAGCACAAAAAAGATCTTAttagaaacaaataaacacaccaATAAACTACTTTTTGGGAGCACGCAAGATAAACTATTGAGAATCAGaaacaaattatgtatattttttatattctgttaTGTGAAAGTTTGACCAACTTTATTTGGTGAGCGACGTAAAAACAGTTTTAGAACACGACACTTGTATGATTCACGGTGCATTtagacataattatatgtatgtcAACTAAAATGGTATTAGGGTAaccagtaataaaatatattatataacattttaataataactgacTAATCATAGCACAGACATACTAAAACATGTCATATTTCCTCCTAACTGTTTTTTCCTTTACCAACTGCGTGAAAATGCCATCAAATAGGTGACATTACCAGGACTTCAAATATGTCATACCTACACCAAATAATACCTGGAAAAAGTTCTGTTACCTATAGTTTTTTAATGGAACCAACTATATTATTAGCATTAGTGcaagttttcatttaaaatttattcacGAAAAAGGGCACAAgaattcaaatataaatgtcAAATGACATGGAGACTGTtacatattacaataaataaaacagtataaAACCTCTTTGCTTCAGACGACAGTTCCGTGAAGCCGGTATTCGGATACCCGCTAGAAGAGCACCTGAGGGTGACGGGCCGCACCATAGCGTTCCCCATAGAGCTATGTGTTTGCTCCCTACAACAACACTTaacatatctatacatataataatctaaaataaattaaacagaatAAAACCTCCTTGCTTCAGACGACAGTTCCGTGAAGCCTGTATTCGGGTACCCGCTAGAAGAGCACCTGAGGGTGACGGGCCGCACCATAGCGTTCCCCATAGAGCTATGTGTTTGCACCCTACACGAGTTGGCGCTTAACGAAGAAGGACTGTTCAGGATCGCTGGCGGTAAGTACTggaaaattaactttatttagcAATTTTTAGTCATGAAATGTCCAGGCATTTGTACTGTTCAGAATTAAATTACATGTCAAAGCTTGACTTACATAAAAGCACAAATTCTAGGTACACTATCTTTTCGTATATTTCATAATTAGCAAAATTCTTCCAGCTATTGTAAGGTTAATAAAAAGCCAAGACGGTTTCATCGGTAGCAATACATCCTTCATTTAGGttataaaatcttaattataaaagcaaaaatctaAGCGCAAGCAATTCACTATAACACTACTTCTAAATAAAACCTGTTAGGTATATAAATAGTTCCATTTTTGGTACCTTGGTGTCCCGTTAAGTCCGTGGGTGTAAATAGAACAACTTACCAAAAGTTTAGTTTTGTAGCAAAGGTGAATAGCACACCAAAGGTGATTTAGGTTTAGAGGAAAAAGAACATATATGTACGTACATTCCAGATTAGTCAATTTTATAGTTCAAAAATCATGGCACACATTATTTATGTGTAATATGAATTGCACTCGAAAATACTAAATGCCTACTAAAGCCTGTTGATAAATAAAACCACACTGTGTATTTAACTCACGTGTTTAAGGAAATTCGCATTATTTTgaagttaatgttttgatgtttaatttatattaggtgtaaattgttatttactCAGTTAAAAGTCATCGAAAAGAGTTGTTCTTATGagatttctttataaatttctatatatctttataaattttattcattaaataaataacgattTCAAAGGTATTAGCGAATTGCAATCATATCTATGTTTTtccatatatgtatgtattgatctacgtaaaataaaaatcttatattttCAGACGCCAAGGCCCATAAAATgctagtaacaaaaacaacttaacctatgttagataattataatctataaaataataataataaaagaagatGATAATTTATGattgaggaaaataataaaattggctGAATAAGTAGATATCCATAAAAGAGATATTACAAGCTGCCATTGAATGGAGCTCCAAACTGCCGATCTCcgatgttataataataatgttatcaaaCCGCGCATTGTTTCAATAGTGAATATCATAACATTGTCGAGAATAATGTACGTTGATCTGTTCCAGGCACGTCTAAAGTGCGGCGCATGAAGCTGTCTCTAGACGCGGGGCTGTTCAACGTGCCGCTGCCGCGCGACTACCGCGACATGCACGTGGTGGCCTCGGTGCTCAAGTGCTACCTGCGCGAGCTGCCCGAGCCGCTGCTCACCTACCGCCTCTACGAGAACTTCGTCACCGCCTCCCGGCAGCCCTCCGAACAGACCCGGCTCAACGCCATCTGGGAAGCCATACACCTACTGCCCGAGGCTAACTTCCAAAATCTTAGGTACCTTATCAAATTTTTGTCTACTTTGACACAGAACCaaagtacaaacaaaatgaCCCCCTCGAACCTGGCCATCGTGATCGCTCCCAACCTCCTGTGGGCGGCCGACGAGAGCACATTCGACATGAACATCACAACTGCAGTCAACTGCATCGTTGAACTGCTCATCAAACACGCCGACTGGTTCTACAAGGACGATCTAAACTTCTTCATTTCATTCACCAAAGAGGATCTACTTCCAGATCAATGCGAGTACGGTTTCTCGCCTAATTTCGTCCACGGTTACAACCAGACCGCAGCACTGAGCCACGAGCCCACGAACGGCGACTACAGCAGCATGAGCAAGTCTATGTTCGACTACAATCACCAAAGTCTAAGCAAATTAACTGATAGCGCAGGCCGCCACTCGAGGAGCAACAGTCACGACACTAGTTTAATATTGCTCGAAAACGACATGAAGAAGGCTCAGTCCAACAGTTCATTATCTGATCAATCTAGTCCCCCACACGGAAGTCCAAAGCCGATCATGAGGCGAAAAAACAAACCATTGGCTCCCGTGCCGCCTAATTTCAcaccagataaaaataaaaaagtagtaatAGAGCCACAGCCTCCGCCCCAACCACAACCGCAGACGCAGCTCCCTGCGCCAGAAATAGTAAAAGAACAGACGAATACAGCGAAGGCTGACATCGACAAGCCTGCCAAGCCGCCCAGACCCGTCATATCGGACACCGGCAAGGTGATCACCGGCGTACAGACCATCAACCGCTCCACCTACCGACAGAGCAAGGCCATGAAGGAGGAGGCGCGGAACGAGCTGCTCGCCGACACGCGCCGCCAGAGCCTCGAGCTCGACAAGGACATTATGAAGGCGCCCGACGGGAAAGACTCCACACTAGTGGTAAAGAACGTGACCGCGCAGACCGGAGTCGTTAGTAGAATGAAAGTGGTCGGTGATGCATTTAGTGGGCCTGCGTCGTTGGGAGCCGAACGGCCATTAGCTGACAAGATAACCCCGGCACGCTTGCAGACTGCCACGAAGCCGAGCGggcagccgccgccgcgccccgTGGCGGCGCCGCGCACCATCGTGCCGGCGCCCGAGCCCGCGCCCGACGCCGACGTGCAGCTGCGGCACAAGCCCGCCGTGCCCGAGCGCCCCGCCACGCTGCGCCCGCAGAGCTTCCGCGCGCCGCGCTCCTCGCTGGGCGACGCGCCCGACCTCGCCGGCCAGCCCACCGTGCTCGAGCGCACTCACATCTACACCGTCGACAAACACCACCCCACGGTCATACAAGTCGGGGCCACCGCGGTCCCCGCTGACAAAGATGGCGATGAAACCCCACGCGCGACCGTGCAACGTACACATAGTTCGGGTGGGCGGGATGGTGACTTGGAGGAGCCGA from Helicoverpa armigera isolate CAAS_96S chromosome 2, ASM3070526v1, whole genome shotgun sequence includes these protein-coding regions:
- the LOC110371339 gene encoding rho GTPase-activating protein 92B isoform X2; protein product: MRKKSGKAEGLTDELQTADRKVEHLRNALQLVSKRLSTGAGSTQGQDPAAREKRLKKLPEYLLGLSMCEASNFDDDDSILKYILYECGKTEKFLANEIAEHELKVEQLVCAPLTTISDQDLPAIMKAKKQLNRLMSEKETATSRYHHLERQKEENPTKLNAAREELEDVGIRVEAARDALAADMFALVAKEAQLAHTLLQYVKLQRAYHESALHSLQDTVPELERFINDSSVKPVFGYPLEEHLRVTGRTIAFPIELCVCTLHELALNEEGLFRIAGGTSKVRRMKLSLDAGLFNVPLPRDYRDMHVVASVLKCYLRELPEPLLTYRLYENFVTASRQPSEQTRLNAIWEAIHLLPEANFQNLRYLIKFLSTLTQNQSTNKMTPSNLAIVIAPNLLWAADESTFDMNITTAVNCIVELLIKHADWFYKDDLNFFISFTKEDLLPDQCEYGFSPNFVHGYNQTAALSHEPTNGDYSSMSKSMFDYNHQSLSKLTDSAGRHSRSNSHDTSLILLENDMKKAQSNSSLSDQSSPPHGSPKPIMRRKNKPLAPVPPNFTPDKNKKVVIEPQPPPQPQPQTQLPAPEIVKEQTNTAKADIDKPAKPPRPVISDTGKVITGVQTINRSTYRQSKAMKEEARNELLADTRRQSLELDKDIMKAPDGKDSTLVVKNVTAQTGVVSRMKVVGDAFSGPASLGAERPLADKITPARLQTATKPSGQPPPRPVAAPRTIVPAPEPAPDADVQLRHKPAVPERPATLRPQSFRAPRSSLGDAPDLAGQPTVLERTHIYTVDKHHPTVIQVGATAVPADKDGDETPRATVQRTHSSGGRDGDLEEPRSLCVASRQLSQSEGDITECPSPRPQPGRPPRPLVPAPPPPVAAPAVTGAAPTAPLAQSPPAVPATQPARPEAPAVQPLRESTDL
- the LOC110371339 gene encoding rho GTPase-activating protein 92B isoform X1, whose product is MKKQFYRVKQLADQTFSRSGKAEGLTDELQTADRKVEHLRNALQLVSKRLSTGAGSTQGQDPAAREKRLKKLPEYLLGLSMCEASNFDDDDSILKYILYECGKTEKFLANEIAEHELKVEQLVCAPLTTISDQDLPAIMKAKKQLNRLMSEKETATSRYHHLERQKEENPTKLNAAREELEDVGIRVEAARDALAADMFALVAKEAQLAHTLLQYVKLQRAYHESALHSLQDTVPELERFINDSSVKPVFGYPLEEHLRVTGRTIAFPIELCVCTLHELALNEEGLFRIAGGTSKVRRMKLSLDAGLFNVPLPRDYRDMHVVASVLKCYLRELPEPLLTYRLYENFVTASRQPSEQTRLNAIWEAIHLLPEANFQNLRYLIKFLSTLTQNQSTNKMTPSNLAIVIAPNLLWAADESTFDMNITTAVNCIVELLIKHADWFYKDDLNFFISFTKEDLLPDQCEYGFSPNFVHGYNQTAALSHEPTNGDYSSMSKSMFDYNHQSLSKLTDSAGRHSRSNSHDTSLILLENDMKKAQSNSSLSDQSSPPHGSPKPIMRRKNKPLAPVPPNFTPDKNKKVVIEPQPPPQPQPQTQLPAPEIVKEQTNTAKADIDKPAKPPRPVISDTGKVITGVQTINRSTYRQSKAMKEEARNELLADTRRQSLELDKDIMKAPDGKDSTLVVKNVTAQTGVVSRMKVVGDAFSGPASLGAERPLADKITPARLQTATKPSGQPPPRPVAAPRTIVPAPEPAPDADVQLRHKPAVPERPATLRPQSFRAPRSSLGDAPDLAGQPTVLERTHIYTVDKHHPTVIQVGATAVPADKDGDETPRATVQRTHSSGGRDGDLEEPRSLCVASRQLSQSEGDITECPSPRPQPGRPPRPLVPAPPPPVAAPAVTGAAPTAPLAQSPPAVPATQPARPEAPAVQPLRESTDL